The stretch of DNA AGTGAGAAGTATAAAAAGTTTAATACGGTAAGAACAGATTTTATACTTACCATAGAAAGTGTAGAAGACGATATTAATGAAAAGCAAGAAGGAAAGCTTTTTTTGAAGGGAGATAAATTTCGTTTAGAGTTTGAAGATCAATTGATAATTTCTGATAACAAAACGATATGGACTTATCTAAAAGATGTTGAAGAGGTGAATATCAATGTTTATGAAGAAGATGAAAATTCTATCTCACCATCAGAGCTTTTTACAATTTATGAGCGGGACTTTTTATATCTTCTGGCTGAAGAGTGGAGGGAAGGAAACCGAAACTATCAGAAGGTTTCACTCACACCTATCGATAAAAGTTTATCATATTTTAAGATTGATATGATAATAGAAAAAAACAGTAACACTTTTGTGAGTGCTAAAATATTTGATAAAAGTGGATTAAGATTTACCTATGAAATGGAAAATTTTGAAGGAAATCCTAATTTATCTAATGCTTTGTTTAATTTTGACCCCAAAAATCACCCTAATGTCATGGTAAATGACTTGAGGTAATTTGCAGTAAAAGCTTAAGCAGATATTTTTTAAATAAAAAATGCTGAAGTCAAATATTAAAATAAAATTTTTGAAAGTATGAATTATGATGTAATTGTTATTGGAAGCGGTCCGGGAGGATATGTGGCTGCAATTAGGGCGGCACAACTTGATTTAAAAGTTGCTG from Chitinophagaceae bacterium encodes:
- a CDS encoding outer membrane lipoprotein carrier protein LolA — encoded protein: MNIYSSTLFLILFAFSTSLIAQPTAGHLGESDPRAQKVLDRLSEKYKKFNTVRTDFILTIESVEDDINEKQEGKLFLKGDKFRLEFEDQLIISDNKTIWTYLKDVEEVNINVYEEDENSISPSELFTIYERDFLYLLAEEWREGNRNYQKVSLTPIDKSLSYFKIDMIIEKNSNTFVSAKIFDKSGLRFTYEMENFEGNPNLSNALFNFDPKNHPNVMVNDLR